CGAACAAATAATCTCTGCGATCATTATTAAGTCCTGCAAACCTGAGTAAATTGTAAGTATAAGGGGTAATAATTTTTTAATTTCCTCTTGGCGTTAGCTTAAAGGCGGGTGTCGGTATAGTGTAACTATCAACCTTCAACCTGCGGGATAGCTTCAGTTGCCACATGGGTTCAAGTCGCTTTAGAGTAAGACCATCTGTTTTCACCTTTGGCCGTTTGAATCCTGAGAAACTTCTTCTTGGCGCGACTGTGGCAGACTAGTTGAATGTGACAAGAAAAGCGTGGCGAGACTCCGCACAGGGCGAAGTCGAATGCGCCACAGACGTGTGGATTAAGAAAGGAGTGCAACGTGACTTACGACGTATATCAGGTACGTGGACTGTACACCTCTCTTTCTGATGGTTGGACCTACCTCAACGCGCATGACTGTCCGCAAATCCCTGAGCGAGTGTCCGCTGCTGTTGCACGCTCATTCCGTATGGCAACGCAGGCGGTGCGTCCAGACCAAGCCACGGGAAACCGCGTTGTCGGCGCAGTGGGTAAGCCAGAAGGCCTGGGCTTTATCGACGATGCGCGCCACGCCATCGCAGATCTAGTCGGGGCAGCGCCTGAATGCGTTGTTCTCGGCCCGAATCTTCCAGCTCTCTACGCCGCGCTGGCTTCTTCGATGCGTCCTTTTTTCCGTTACAACTCGTCGATAGTGCTGTCCGCGATGGACGATCCGGCGCTGCTAGTCGGCTTCAAGGACGTCAAAGCGGAAACACGTTGGGCCCAGCCGGATCTGGGGACCGGCGAGCTGCCAAGCTACCAGTATGACGAGCTTGTCGACGGCTCCACCCGCCTCGTCAGCGTGCCCGCCGCCCACGGCCTGCTGGGCACCGTTGCCCCTGTCACCGAAATCATCGACCGCGTTCGCGATCACTCACGCGCCTGGGTGCTTGTCGACGCCACCGCCTACGCCCCGTACCGCGTAGTAAACCCCGGCGCCTGGGGCGCAGACATCGTGGCGCTTGACGTATCCGCGCTCGGCGGCCCGCAGGTCGCAGCGCTCGTGTTCCGCGATGAGGCAATGTTCCGTCGCCTTGACACGATTTCCCCGCAGAACTCTAATTCCGGCGCCTGCAAGCTGAGCCTTGATGTCTCGGCGGGCCTTGCCGGCGGCGTTTCCCCGCTGGTGGATCACTTGGCCAATTTGGTTCCCCACCCCGACGAGGAAGCGAGCCGACGTGATCGCCTTACTCACTCAATGGTGGAGCTCGGCCTGTACCTCGACAACCTGCGCGATGATCTGTACACGTTCCTGGGCACGCTTCCTGCGGTACACATCTTGGGTGTGTCCGGCGAAGCCGCCGCCGATGCAGAGCCGAACCGCTTGCCACGCTTGTCCTTCGGGGTGCGTGGTGTCCCTGCGGAGATGGTGTACCAGCGTCTCGTCGACAATCGCCTGATCACAACGGTGACCCCGCGCTCCCAGCTCCTGCAAGACATGGGTGTCGATGAAATCGGTGGCGCAGTAACGGTGGCGCTTGGACCGTTTATCAGGGAGTCTGACGTGGATCACCTGATCCGCGTCGTGGCCTCCCTGGCGTAAGTTTCTAAACCTCGAGGACGAGCTTGCCGGTGACCGCGCCGGATTCCAAAAGCTCGTGGGCCTTCGCGGCCTCGGCGAGCGGCAATATCTGGTCGATCGTCGTGACGATCTGGCCGGACTCGATTAGCGGCCAGACATTCTCCACGGTAGAAGCGCAGATCTCTGCCTTTTGCTCGATCGGACGAGCACGCAGCGTCGTCGCATGCACAGATTGGCGGCGTGGCATCATGCGAGCAATCGGCAGCGTCCCCTTCGGGC
The Corynebacterium breve genome window above contains:
- a CDS encoding aminotransferase class V-fold PLP-dependent enzyme, producing the protein MTYDVYQVRGLYTSLSDGWTYLNAHDCPQIPERVSAAVARSFRMATQAVRPDQATGNRVVGAVGKPEGLGFIDDARHAIADLVGAAPECVVLGPNLPALYAALASSMRPFFRYNSSIVLSAMDDPALLVGFKDVKAETRWAQPDLGTGELPSYQYDELVDGSTRLVSVPAAHGLLGTVAPVTEIIDRVRDHSRAWVLVDATAYAPYRVVNPGAWGADIVALDVSALGGPQVAALVFRDEAMFRRLDTISPQNSNSGACKLSLDVSAGLAGGVSPLVDHLANLVPHPDEEASRRDRLTHSMVELGLYLDNLRDDLYTFLGTLPAVHILGVSGEAAADAEPNRLPRLSFGVRGVPAEMVYQRLVDNRLITTVTPRSQLLQDMGVDEIGGAVTVALGPFIRESDVDHLIRVVASLA